In one window of Enoplosus armatus isolate fEnoArm2 chromosome 7, fEnoArm2.hap1, whole genome shotgun sequence DNA:
- the LOC139287437 gene encoding transmembrane protein 69-like: MLSVILRRSTLAAQKGWHWAGPPRGCWTSALSGASDGGSRSLQTCVASTARLPFPERDDGRVKPPAVLLQRTQTHADSFLARKQHFHSSGARMKKRPQLEPPPRELDLLRYDMKDLWKSPKPALYLGFAGLIPFVTPTLLMAVTESYFPELAYAQVAYGASIASFLGGARWGFALPESSPAKPDWINLANSVVPSLLAWVAMVMSDSIVSAATMVIMGLGISLHYDLSLLPTYPSWFKALRSILTIVAFFSLVGTLIANGIYPENKLF, translated from the exons ATGCTCTCTGTTATACTGAGAAGAAGCACCTTAGCAGCCCAGAAG GGGTGGCATTGGGCAGGTCCTCCACGAGGATGCTGGACATCAGCCCTGAGCGGAGCTTCTGATGGTGGATCCAGATCCCTGCAGACCTGCGTGGCCTCAACAGCGAGGCTTCCGTTTCCAGAAAGGGACGACGGACGAGTAAAAcctcctgctgtcctcctccagAGGACCCAGACTCATGCTGATTCATTTTTAGCGAGGAAGCAACATTTCCACTCTTCTGGTGCGAGGATGAAGAAGCGACCACAGCTTGAGCCCCCTCCCAGAGAGCTGGATCTGCTGCGCTATGACATGAAGGACTTGTGGAAAAGTCCCAAACCTGCCCTGTACCTGGGGTTTGCAGGGCTGATCCCCTTTGTCACCCCCACGCTGCTCATGGCTGTGACTGAGAGCTACTTTCCAGAGTTGGCCTATGCTCAGGTGGCTTACGGTGCCTCCATTGCGTCCTTCCTGGGTGGCGCTCGCTGGGGATTCGCTCTTCCTGAGAGCAGCCCGGCCAAACCTGACTGGATAAACCTGGCCAACAGTGTGGTTCCCTCGCTGTTAGCCTGGGTGGCCATGGTGATGAGCGACAGCATTGTTTCTGCAGCCACCATGGTCATCATGGGACTTGGAATCTCACTGCACTAtgatctgtctctgctgcccACGTACCCCAGCTGGTTCAAAGCCCTGCGCTCCATCCTGACCATCGTGGCGTTTTTTTCTCTCGTTGGTACGCTCATAGCGAATGGAATATACCCAGAAAATAAGctattttaa